AGGCTGCGCGGCGCGACGACCGCGATCGAGACCGCGGGAGGAAACTGGCTGGCATTCGGAGGTGGCGGCGGGTCCACGGGGGTGCCCGGATCGCTGGTGCAGACGGGTGCCTTCCATCTTGATACCGGGGATGCCGTCTCGCGCGGCGACTTCATCCTGACGAATGCCTTCAACGACAAGACGCTGGAACTCGCGAGCCTGTCCGGCACCGGCAACATCCGCGCCGACTGGGGTGTGGGGGCCACGCTCAGTCAGCGGGGAATCCGCATCAACCAAGCAACGGACACGGTGTATGCGGGCGGCATCTACACGCACAACGGCAGCTCCCAGCGGCGCAACGTCACGATCACGAAAGATGGAGCGGGAACGCTGGTCTTCTCCGGCCGGCTGGGCAGCACGCAGTCCGGTGCCGGCAATCCCGCGAGCCTGAACTTTGCGATCAACGGCGGCGTGTGGCAGATGGGTGATGGCACGAAGAATCCATCGGCTCCCCTGAACGCCGCGAATTGGGACACCGCATCGACCTTCAGCGTCGGTGCGGGAGGAACGCTACGTTTCATGGCCAATGCCACCGAGTACGTGTGGGATCGTCCGATCAGCGGCAGCGGCGCGATCGTGGTGACGAACGACGGGACGGCGGGCGAGGGGAAGGTGGCGCTGACCGCGCTGGACAGCAGCGGCTTCACGGGAAGCACGACGGTGCAAGCGGGGCGCTTGAGAATCGGTGGTGACCTCGGAGGGAGTGCCGTCACGGTGGCCCCGGGAGCAGGGCTGGCCGTCGGCGGGCTCACGCAGCCGAGTGCCGGCTTCGTTAAGTCGGTCAGCTTTGCGGGCGGGAGCAGCTCCGAGTTCCGCGCGGGCGCGCTCTACGACGAGCTCGTGGTGAATGATGCCGGGGGGCTGGTGGTCAGCGGGCCGCACGTTATCACGGCGGTGTCCAGCGGCGGGCTCAACTTCGGCGACAAGGTCTCGATCATCGACTACGAGGGCAGCTTCAGCGGCTTCGCGAACCTTTCGCTGGCACCGGGGTCGCGATTCTCCCTTGTCCACAACGTTGCGGAAAGCCGGATCGAACTGGAGTATACCGGCGGTACCATCACGTGGACCGGCGGGAGTGGTTCGTGGGAAGTAGGAGGGCCGAACAACTGGAATCTGGGAGGGAGCCCCGCCACCTTCCTGCAAGGGGATGCGACACTCTTCGATGATGGTGCCTCCACCGGGAACGTGACGGTAGGCGGAGCGCTGACTCCGGCCTCGATGACGATCTCCAACAGCAGCCTGTCCTATACCTTCACAGGAAGCGGCTCGATCGGAGGTAGCGGTGATCTGCTCAAGGAGGGATCCGGCTCCGCCACAATCGCGGTGACGGGGAGCTACAGCGGCAGCACGATCGTGGATGCCGGCACGCTGGTCTTCGGGAACGGCGGGACGACAGGCGGAACCGGCAGCGGTGCCGTGATTGTGAACGAGGGCGCAACCCTGCGACTGAACCGCAGCGATCTGCTGGACTACAAGGCGAGCCCTCACCTGCGCAACGTGAGCGGTGGTGGAGATGTGGTGATCGAAGGTGGCGGGACGGTCTTCAACTATCCCGGCAGCGGTCTCGGTTTCACGGAAGGCAACTCATGGGCGGAGCTGACGGGTGACCTGATCATCCGCGGCGGCTCTGAGTTCCAGACCATCCGCAACGGCGCGACGGCGATGGGGAACGGCGACATCGTGCTCGGAGATTCCGGGAGCAGCGGGAAGGTCTCGCAGATCGAGGGCAACTGGACCTGGACGAACGACATCGTGCTGAACGGGGCGGACAATCGCGTGATCAACCGCTCGGCAGGCAGCGGGCGCTCGTTGAAGCTGCAAGGCATCATCGCGGGGAGCGGCAATCTCACGATCGAGGATGCCACCGCGGCGATGACCAATCTCCAGGCGGGATTCATCCTGACGGGAGCGAACACGATGAGCGGCCTGCTGACGATCCCCACCCATGTTCCGGTGCGGGTGGGCGGGGTCCCGGGCAACACGGATGTCTCGCAGCCCGGGGCGGGCCCGGCCGGGAGTCTCGGAACCGCGACCGTGCAGAACGAGGGAATCTTGACCTTCAGCCGCAGTGACGCCCACACGGTGGCGAACACAATCACAGGCTCGGGGCAAGTGGTCGTCGGTCTGGCTACGGGGAATGTGGAGCAGATCGCGAGCTTCACCGGAGTGAAGTCCTACAGCGGTCCGACGACCGTGCGCAGCGGCACCCTGCTGGTGAACACCAGCCTGCCGGATTCGCCGGTGGTAGTGGATGCCGCCGGTACCCTCGGTGGCAGCGGCAACATCGCGAGCGCCTCCGCCGTGACGGGCACGCTCGCGCCCGGTGCGGGAACCGGCATGCTGAGCTTCGGTGACGACCTAGCGATGGAAGCGGGCTCGAAGATCGTCTGGGAGATCTCGGATTGGAACGGTAGCGCGGGTAGCGGCTATGACACGGTGAACACCGGCACGCTGACGATCGGGGCAACGAGCGCAGCCCCGCTGGTGGTCGTGATCAAGCCGTCATCGCTGGCGAACTTCAGCGCGACTCCGAAGACCTTCACGCTCGCCACGAGCAGTGGCGGCATCCTGGGTCTGGATGCAGGGGAGATCACCGTGGATGACGGAGCGCTGCCGGGAAGCTGGTCGGTGCAGGCATCCGGAAATCTACTGCAACTCTCGTACTTTCCGGGGACGGCCTACGACACCTGGGCCACGGCCAACGGAATCGCGGGGGCGGGACCGGACACGGATTCGGACGGTGACGCCATCGACAACGGGATCGAGTTCGTGATCGGGGGCGACCCTTCGGATGCCGACTCCAACCATCTGCTGCCGGTGGTGACGCTCGACGCCAGCTACTTGAACTTCAGCTTCCGCCGCGCCGATGTGGCTGCAAGCTTCGATCCGGTGGTGGAGTATGGCTCCAGCCTGGGGGCATGGACCCCGGCCGTGAACGGTCTACCGGCGGGTAACCCCGCGGTGATCGAGGAAACGAACGACTTCCACGGTAGCGGGATCGACCGGGTGACCGTGAGAATCCCGCGGGCGTTGGCCAGTCCGGGTGGCAAGTTCTTCGCCCGGCTGAAGGTGGATATCCCCTGATAGCCGGAGCGGGAGGAGGCATCGGGAAGGCGGGGGATCGAGGTCATACAAGCATCCATACCGCCTTTGCCTCAAAGACCAGGCGTGTGTCCGGAAACGGGCACGCGCCCCTTGCCGTAAACTGCCGGATCCCCATACCTCAGCATCCGGCCCTGTATTCTATCATATAATAAAACCGGAATTTATCATTGACGGTTCCGGGCGGTCTGCATATCTACCGGCAACTTCATTCCACACCGATGCGTCTCCACCGATCCCAAACCATTAACCACGATGTCCTCGTCTCCGAGGTCGTCATGGGTTGGTGCCGGATTATTGGTTCCGAAAAGCAGGGTAAACGACCGCTGTCATATTTTGGAATGAATCTCGCCGATAATCCGGCACCCCACCGAAGCAGGATCAGGCCTTCCTTGGCCTGAAAGCCGCATAAATCCGAGGATTTACCGCCGCCCTGCTTCCAACCGGAAGCGGGGCTTTTTGTTTCCCCGAATCCATTCATCCCAACCCCTTTCCCATTCAGACCCCATCGTGACCTCGCGTCCTTCCTAATCCTTTCCGCCTGATTCATCCGTCGCGCCGACGGAGCCAGCCCTTCCGATCCGGAAGCCAGATGTCCCCGCCATAAGATATGGCGGTGCTATATGGTATATCTTCGATCGCGGGAGAGCTGTTGCTTTTTTCGGCCTTCCGATGGTGGCCTTGGTGTAGCGGTAGCACCCCGCGTTGTGAGCGCGGCAGGGCGGGTTCGAATCCCGTAGGGCACCCCGGAATCCTTCATTTCCTTTCCTTCGCCATGACCGAGCATCTCCTCCAACGCTGTAGTGTCCTCGTGCTGAACCGGCACTGGCTCGCAATCGATGCCATTTCCCCGGCCGACGCCTTCGGCCACCTGGCCACGGGCAGTGCCCGGGCGCTGTGGATCGAGGGCGACGCGATGCAGGCCTTCGACTGGACGGACTGGCGCGAGCTGCCCGCCGGCGAGGATGTCGCGGTGATCGGAACCACTCGAGGTCCGGTGCGGATTCCCACGGTGATCGTGCTCGCGCGTTTCGACCGCGTGCCGATCCACCGCCCGAAATTCGGGTTCCGCGCGCTATGGGAGCGGGATGGCGGGCGCTGCCAGTACAGCGGCAGGAAGCTGACTCCATCCGAAGCGAACATCGATCACATCATCCCGCGCTCGCGGGGTGGGCGCGACGACTGGGAGAACTGCGTGCTCTCCGACCGGGCGGTGAATGCCCGGAAGGCCGCGCGCACTCCCGCCGAAGCAGGCCTGCGCCTGCTCTCCCAGCCGGGCAGGCCCCGCGAGGTGCCGGCCACGCTGCGGATCCGCAATCTCTGGAACATCCCGGACTGGGATCACTTCCTCCAGATCCCCGCACGGAAGGGAAGCAGCCGGACCACTTGAACCAACAACCCCGGGGAAGGGGATCAGCCCCTCCCCCTCACAACCATGAACGAAGCCAACATCATCTTTGCCATCCTGGTGATCGCTTTCGCACTGCGGTTCGCCTGGCTCGAACTCAGCGGCAGCAAGTGATCCACCTTCGCTTCAACCCCTTTCCCCGACCACGCCATGAAGACCATTGCTTCCAACATCACGCTCGAAACCGAACGCTTGATCCTGCGACCGCCGACGCGCGCCGACATCCCCGACATCGTGCGATACGCCGGTGACCCGCGGGTGGCGCTCAAGATGACGCGAATGCCGCATCCCTATCACCTCGGCCATGCGGTCGAGTGGCTCGACTCCATCGAGGAGGATCTGAAGAACGGCGACGCGGTATTCGCGATCGAGCGCAAGTCCGAGCCGGGCTTCATCGGGATCATCTCGCTGGAGCTGCGATCGGACAAGTGCAGCGGCGATGTCGGCTACTGGGTCGGGGTGCCGTATTGGCGACGCGGCTATGTGACCGAGGCGCTGCGCGAAGTGCTGCGCTACTCGTTCGAAGATCGCGGGCTGCTCTACGTGGGTGCCTGGCACATGACGGGGAACAATGCTTCCGGCCGTGTGATGCAGAAGGCGCGCATGAAGTTCGAGCACATCGTGCGCGGCGGTTGCGAGCGCTTCGGCGCGCTTCACGACCGCGTGAATTACGGAGTTTTCGCCGACGAATGGCGGTTCGAAGGCGGTTGAAAGGAAAGGACCGTGTAGCGGCCCCGATGGCGCGGGGCCGCTACACCACGGACTGTTTATGAAATTCGAGACTTCCAGACTGATGCTGAAGGCGCCTTCCGAGATGGGGAAGGTCTCGTCCCCGGGATCAGACGCCACATCCATGCCGAGGAGTGGGAGCTCCTGAATGCCGCATGAATCTCTTCATTCCCAAGTGTACCTTTACCCGCTGGCTGAAGCGCTGGTCCGTGCCGATGAAGGCGCGCCGGTGCCGGAGCAAAACCCTGAAACCATGAAACCGATCGTCCCCATCGTCCTGAAGTCCGAACGCCTGATCCTGCGGCCTCCGCTGCCGGAAGATGCGCCGCATGTGGAATGCTTCGTGAGCGACCGGCGGGTGGCGGAGATGACCGCCTTGATCCCGCATCCGTATCCGAGGGGCGGGGCGCTCGACTGGATTCACCTGTCCGAGCGCCAATGGCTGGAGGGGGTGAAAGCCACCTTCGCGATCTGCCTGCGCGATTCGGGCGAGCTCGTCGGCTGCGCGTCGTACTTCAACGACAGCGAGCGCGACAACGAGATCGGCTACTGGATCGGCGTGCCCCACTGGGGCCGCGGCTATGCGACGGAGGCGCTGACCCGCTTGCTGCGTTACGTCTTCGAAGATCTCGGAGGCCGGCGGGTGGATACCTACCACTTCGCCCATAATCCCGCCTCCGGCCGTGTGATGGAGAAGGCGGGGATGAAATTTGTTTCCAAGACTCCCCTCGGCGCGAGCCGGGACGGGGTCGCCTACGATGATGTCCGCTACTCGATCAGTGCCGAGGAGTGGGCATCCCGATATTCACTCCGCTGATCACCGTCATGAGCCTCCTCACTTCAGAAGATCTGGTCGCTGCTGGCTATGAGCCGGGCCTCCAGTTCAAGACCCTCCTCGCGAAGATCGCGGAGTATGAGGAGCGCGGGATCGCGGACCCGAAGTATGCCCTGAAGCTGCTCAAGCGCGATGTGGCGCCGCCGCCGGTGAAGCACGTGATGCGCGAGAAGCCGGTGGCTCTGGCCGAGGCGATCAGCGCCAGCAACAAGGAGGAACGGGCGAACGTGGAGGCGGTGCGGAAACAAATGCACCAGCTGCTCAAGACGCCCATCATCGCTCGCGGTGCGATCATGCCGGATGCCTGTCCGGTAGGTTGCAGTGCGCAGGCGGTAATCCCGGTGGGCGGGGCGATCGCGGTGGAGAACGCGATCATTCCCTCCGCGCATTCGTCCGACATCTGTTGCTCGATGTTCGCCACCTTCTACGAGGAGCGTAGTAGCTTGGGGAAGGAGTTGGACGCGCTGATGTCCTCCACGCGATTCGGTCCCGAGCACCGGCATCTGGATGATCTGGTGCATGATCCGGTGCTGGATGAGGATGTGTGGCAGAACCGCTTCCTGACGGGGCTGCGCGACCGGGCCCGCACGCAGATCGCGGATCAGGGAGATGGCAATCACTTCGCCTTCATGGGCGAGGTGGATGTGGATGAATCGATGGTGGCGCTGCTGCGGCTGACCGGGCATGGCGAGCTGGCGGCCTGCTTCACGCTGCCGCCGGAGGGATCCCGCCGCTACCGGGTACTGGTAACGCATCATGGCTCCCGCAGCCTGGGTGCGCACGTCTACAAGCGCGGGCAGATCGCGGCGGAGAAGCATGTGGCCCGCGTGACGCAGCACATCCCGGCAGCGGCGGCGTGGCTCGATGCTTCATCGGACACCGGGCGCGACTACTGGCATGCGCTGGAGTACGTGGCGCGCTGGACCAAGGCGAACCACCGGGCGATTCACCGGCGCTTCCTCGAGCGCATCGGCGGCAAGGCGATCGCGGAGGTGGGCAACGAGCATAATTTCGTATGGCAGCGCGGGGATACCTACTACCACGGCAAGGGGGCGACCCCGGCGTGGAAGGACGAGGCAGGGCGTCCGCAGCTCGGACTGATCCCGCTGAACATGGCGGAGCCGATCCTGCTGGTGCTGGGGGGTGACCGGGAGGAGTTCCTCTCCTTCGCGCCGCATGGGGCGGGACGGAATCTCTCACGCACGGCGCTGAGGCGGCAGTTTCCGGACGAGTCTTCGCGGCGCACGGCGATCGAGCGCGGGACCGCGGGGCTGGATGTGAGGTGGTTCTGCGGAAAGCCGGACCTGAGCGAGACGCCGGTGGCGTATAAGAATGCGGCGCAGGTGCGCGAGCAGATCCGGCACTTCGGGCTGGCCGAAATCGTGGCGGAGATCCGTCCGCTGGGTTGTATCATGGCGGGGGATTCGGGGCGCTCGTGGCGCGACCGTGAGGAGGAGCTGACACCGAAGCAGAAACGGCAGATCCAGCATCGTGCCGAACGGCGGCGGATGAACCAAGAGCTGAAGGATGACTGGTGAGCCGTGAATAGAAGGACGGCTATGGCGGTCGAAGGGTCTTCCCGATCCTTCCATCACCATGAAATCATCCGCTCTATTTCTGACATTGTTCACCGTCATCACCCCGCTTGGCGGTTTCTCCCAAGAGGCTCCCCTACCATCCGAGGTCGCGGCCAGGCCGCACGCCGCCACGGTGTCTTCAAATTCACGCTGGAGGAAGAGGGGCGCGATGCGGTTACCAGCTCGCTGCATGCGGATCTCCGGCAGCCGAGCAGCCGGTTTGAAGCGGAAG
This window of the Luteolibacter rhizosphaerae genome carries:
- a CDS encoding RtcB family protein, with translation MSLLTSEDLVAAGYEPGLQFKTLLAKIAEYEERGIADPKYALKLLKRDVAPPPVKHVMREKPVALAEAISASNKEERANVEAVRKQMHQLLKTPIIARGAIMPDACPVGCSAQAVIPVGGAIAVENAIIPSAHSSDICCSMFATFYEERSSLGKELDALMSSTRFGPEHRHLDDLVHDPVLDEDVWQNRFLTGLRDRARTQIADQGDGNHFAFMGEVDVDESMVALLRLTGHGELAACFTLPPEGSRRYRVLVTHHGSRSLGAHVYKRGQIAAEKHVARVTQHIPAAAAWLDASSDTGRDYWHALEYVARWTKANHRAIHRRFLERIGGKAIAEVGNEHNFVWQRGDTYYHGKGATPAWKDEAGRPQLGLIPLNMAEPILLVLGGDREEFLSFAPHGAGRNLSRTALRRQFPDESSRRTAIERGTAGLDVRWFCGKPDLSETPVAYKNAAQVREQIRHFGLAEIVAEIRPLGCIMAGDSGRSWRDREEELTPKQKRQIQHRAERRRMNQELKDDW
- a CDS encoding HNH endonuclease gives rise to the protein MTEHLLQRCSVLVLNRHWLAIDAISPADAFGHLATGSARALWIEGDAMQAFDWTDWRELPAGEDVAVIGTTRGPVRIPTVIVLARFDRVPIHRPKFGFRALWERDGGRCQYSGRKLTPSEANIDHIIPRSRGGRDDWENCVLSDRAVNARKAARTPAEAGLRLLSQPGRPREVPATLRIRNLWNIPDWDHFLQIPARKGSSRTT
- a CDS encoding beta strand repeat-containing protein, with amino-acid sequence MDTRSYAFLFAAVAAGAGQAQDLRSATTDNLNVAGAWVDGTVPGTGDVATWNAGSALAGTLGAGQTWGGLNLSGASGPVSITGAFNLGLDHATDANTVLNTGANNFTWGSEGAAGQLNLIGALAIAAPGNGNTGNGASFAGSGIVTLSSTGTKNWSTSGSATSGANGVNNVSFTGTLRLRGATTAIETAGGNWLAFGGGGGSTGVPGSLVQTGAFHLDTGDAVSRGDFILTNAFNDKTLELASLSGTGNIRADWGVGATLSQRGIRINQATDTVYAGGIYTHNGSSQRRNVTITKDGAGTLVFSGRLGSTQSGAGNPASLNFAINGGVWQMGDGTKNPSAPLNAANWDTASTFSVGAGGTLRFMANATEYVWDRPISGSGAIVVTNDGTAGEGKVALTALDSSGFTGSTTVQAGRLRIGGDLGGSAVTVAPGAGLAVGGLTQPSAGFVKSVSFAGGSSSEFRAGALYDELVVNDAGGLVVSGPHVITAVSSGGLNFGDKVSIIDYEGSFSGFANLSLAPGSRFSLVHNVAESRIELEYTGGTITWTGGSGSWEVGGPNNWNLGGSPATFLQGDATLFDDGASTGNVTVGGALTPASMTISNSSLSYTFTGSGSIGGSGDLLKEGSGSATIAVTGSYSGSTIVDAGTLVFGNGGTTGGTGSGAVIVNEGATLRLNRSDLLDYKASPHLRNVSGGGDVVIEGGGTVFNYPGSGLGFTEGNSWAELTGDLIIRGGSEFQTIRNGATAMGNGDIVLGDSGSSGKVSQIEGNWTWTNDIVLNGADNRVINRSAGSGRSLKLQGIIAGSGNLTIEDATAAMTNLQAGFILTGANTMSGLLTIPTHVPVRVGGVPGNTDVSQPGAGPAGSLGTATVQNEGILTFSRSDAHTVANTITGSGQVVVGLATGNVEQIASFTGVKSYSGPTTVRSGTLLVNTSLPDSPVVVDAAGTLGGSGNIASASAVTGTLAPGAGTGMLSFGDDLAMEAGSKIVWEISDWNGSAGSGYDTVNTGTLTIGATSAAPLVVVIKPSSLANFSATPKTFTLATSSGGILGLDAGEITVDDGALPGSWSVQASGNLLQLSYFPGTAYDTWATANGIAGAGPDTDSDGDAIDNGIEFVIGGDPSDADSNHLLPVVTLDASYLNFSFRRADVAASFDPVVEYGSSLGAWTPAVNGLPAGNPAVIEETNDFHGSGIDRVTVRIPRALASPGGKFFARLKVDIP
- a CDS encoding GNAT family N-acetyltransferase, which codes for MKPIVPIVLKSERLILRPPLPEDAPHVECFVSDRRVAEMTALIPHPYPRGGALDWIHLSERQWLEGVKATFAICLRDSGELVGCASYFNDSERDNEIGYWIGVPHWGRGYATEALTRLLRYVFEDLGGRRVDTYHFAHNPASGRVMEKAGMKFVSKTPLGASRDGVAYDDVRYSISAEEWASRYSLR
- a CDS encoding GNAT family N-acetyltransferase; this translates as MKTIASNITLETERLILRPPTRADIPDIVRYAGDPRVALKMTRMPHPYHLGHAVEWLDSIEEDLKNGDAVFAIERKSEPGFIGIISLELRSDKCSGDVGYWVGVPYWRRGYVTEALREVLRYSFEDRGLLYVGAWHMTGNNASGRVMQKARMKFEHIVRGGCERFGALHDRVNYGVFADEWRFEGG